From Vulpes vulpes isolate BD-2025 chromosome 7, VulVul3, whole genome shotgun sequence, one genomic window encodes:
- the CCDC136 gene encoding coiled-coil domain-containing protein 136 isoform X5, with the protein MEAGAGAGAGAAGWSCPGPGPTVTTLGSYEASEGCERKKGQRWGSLERRGMQAMEGEVLLPALYEEEEEEEEVEEEEEQVQKGGSVGSLSVSKHRGLSLTETELEELRAQVLQLVAELEETRELAGQHEDDSLELQGLLEDERLASAQQAEVFTKQIQQLQGELRSLREEISLLEREKESELKEIEQELHLAQAEIHNLRQAAEDSATEHESDIASLQEDLCRMQNELDDMERIRGEYEMEITSLRAEMEMKSSDPSNSLSLSDFSEMQEELQQLRERYRFLNEEYQALQESNSSLTGQLADLERERTRRATEKWLESQMLKNTMSAESQTSEMDFLEPDPETQLLRQQLLGAEEQMHDMQNKCKELCCELQELQHHRRTSEEEQRRLQRELKCAQNEVLRFQTSPNVTQPSPAPKPPIFSLPLVGLVVISALLWCWWAETSS; encoded by the exons ATGGAGGCGGGcgccggggcgggcgcgggcgccgcGGGCTGGAGCTGCCCCGGCCCAG GACCCACAGTGACCACTTTAGGCTCCTATGAAgcatctgagggttgtgagagaaagaaaggccaaCGCTGGGGGTCCCTGGAGCGGCGGGGGATGCAAGCTATGGAGG GGGAAGTGTTACTCCCAGCTCTctatgaggaggaagaggaagaagaagaggtggaagaagaggaagagcaagtgCAGAAAGGTGGCAGTGTGGGCTCCCTGTCTGTTAGCAAGCACCGGGGTCTGAGCCTCACAGAGACGGAGCTGGAAGAGCTGCGGGCTCAGGTGCTACAGctggtggcagagctggaggaGACCCGGGAACTGGCAGGGCAGCATGAGGATGACTCCCTGGAGCTGCAGG GACTCCTGGAGGATGAACGGCTGGCCAGCGCCCAACAGGCAGAGGTGTTCACCAAGCAAATCCAGCAGCTCCAAG GTGAGTTGCGGTCTCTACGAGAGGAGATTTCCCTGTTAGAGCGTGAGAAAGAAAGTGAACTTAAGGAAATAGAACAGGAGTTGCACTTGGCCCAGGCTGAGATCCATAATCTGCGGCAAGCAGCAGAGGATTCCGCGACTGAACATGAGAGTGACATAGCATCCCTGCAGGAGGATCTCTGCCGGATGCAGAATGAACTCGATGACATGGAGCGCATTCGGGGAGAGTATGAAATGGAGATCACCTCCCTCCGTGCAGAAATGGAGATGAAGAGCTCTGACCCATCCAATAGTTTAAGTCTTTCAGATTTCTCCGAGATGCAAG AAGAATTGCAGCAACTGCGAGAACGCTACCGCTTCCTGAACGAGGAGTACCAGGCCCTGCAGGAGAGCAACAGCAGCCTCACGGGGCAGCTTGCGGatctggagagagagag GACACGAAGAGCAACAGAAAAGTGGCTGGAATCCCAAATGCTAAAGAATACGATGTCAGCAGAGTCTCAGACTTCAGAAATGGATTTTCTAGAACCGGATCCTGAAACCCAGCTGTTGCGACAACAGCTTCTGGGAGCTGAAGAGCAGATGCATGACATGCAGAACAAG TGTAAGGAATTGTGTTGTGAGTTGCAAGAACTACAGCATCATCGTCGGAccagtgaggaggagcagaggcggCTGCAGAGAGAGCTTAAGTGTGCACAGAATGAGGTGCTTCGGTTTCAGACCTCTCCCAATGTCACCCAG CCATCCCCTGCCCCCAAGCCCCCCATCTTCTCCTTGCCTCTTGTAGGCCTGGTGGTCATATCGGCTTTGCTCTGGTGCTGGTGGGCTGAGACGTCGTCCTAA
- the CCDC136 gene encoding coiled-coil domain-containing protein 136 isoform X4, which translates to MEAGAGAGAGAAGWSCPGPGPTVTTLGSYEASEGCERKKGQRWGSLERRGMQAMEGEVLLPALYEEEEEEEEVEEEEEQVQKGGSVGSLSVSKHRGLSLTETELEELRAQVLQLVAELEETRELAGQHEDDSLELQGLLEDERLASAQQAEVFTKQIQQLQGELRSLREEISLLEREKESELKEIEQELHLAQAEIHNLRQAAEDSATEHESDIASLQEDLCRMQNELDDMERIRGEYEMEITSLRAEMEMKSSDPSNSLSLSDFSEMQEELQQLRERYRFLNEEYQALQESNSSLTGQLADLERERTRRATEKWLESQMLKNTMSAESQTSEMDFLEPDPETQLLRQQLLGAEEQMHDMQNKCKELCCELQELQHHRRTSEEEQRRLQRELKCAQNEVLRFQTSPNVTQNEELKTRLCALQQKYDASQDEQNELLKVQLQLQSELRQLRVLKPTVVESPNEKELLCRLQKLQLQYQHITCEKDKLLEVQRQLCGDLQYHEAEVQRLKNVVASFQESSEKNAEMHAQLQEMKRLYQTSKEELERQKHMYDQLEQDLLLCQQELKELKTTQPIPEDKGKCANKPSPAPKPPIFSLPLVGLVVISALLWCWWAETSS; encoded by the exons ATGGAGGCGGGcgccggggcgggcgcgggcgccgcGGGCTGGAGCTGCCCCGGCCCAG GACCCACAGTGACCACTTTAGGCTCCTATGAAgcatctgagggttgtgagagaaagaaaggccaaCGCTGGGGGTCCCTGGAGCGGCGGGGGATGCAAGCTATGGAGG GGGAAGTGTTACTCCCAGCTCTctatgaggaggaagaggaagaagaagaggtggaagaagaggaagagcaagtgCAGAAAGGTGGCAGTGTGGGCTCCCTGTCTGTTAGCAAGCACCGGGGTCTGAGCCTCACAGAGACGGAGCTGGAAGAGCTGCGGGCTCAGGTGCTACAGctggtggcagagctggaggaGACCCGGGAACTGGCAGGGCAGCATGAGGATGACTCCCTGGAGCTGCAGG GACTCCTGGAGGATGAACGGCTGGCCAGCGCCCAACAGGCAGAGGTGTTCACCAAGCAAATCCAGCAGCTCCAAG GTGAGTTGCGGTCTCTACGAGAGGAGATTTCCCTGTTAGAGCGTGAGAAAGAAAGTGAACTTAAGGAAATAGAACAGGAGTTGCACTTGGCCCAGGCTGAGATCCATAATCTGCGGCAAGCAGCAGAGGATTCCGCGACTGAACATGAGAGTGACATAGCATCCCTGCAGGAGGATCTCTGCCGGATGCAGAATGAACTCGATGACATGGAGCGCATTCGGGGAGAGTATGAAATGGAGATCACCTCCCTCCGTGCAGAAATGGAGATGAAGAGCTCTGACCCATCCAATAGTTTAAGTCTTTCAGATTTCTCCGAGATGCAAG AAGAATTGCAGCAACTGCGAGAACGCTACCGCTTCCTGAACGAGGAGTACCAGGCCCTGCAGGAGAGCAACAGCAGCCTCACGGGGCAGCTTGCGGatctggagagagagag GACACGAAGAGCAACAGAAAAGTGGCTGGAATCCCAAATGCTAAAGAATACGATGTCAGCAGAGTCTCAGACTTCAGAAATGGATTTTCTAGAACCGGATCCTGAAACCCAGCTGTTGCGACAACAGCTTCTGGGAGCTGAAGAGCAGATGCATGACATGCAGAACAAG TGTAAGGAATTGTGTTGTGAGTTGCAAGAACTACAGCATCATCGTCGGAccagtgaggaggagcagaggcggCTGCAGAGAGAGCTTAAGTGTGCACAGAATGAGGTGCTTCGGTTTCAGACCTCTCCCAATGTCACCCAG AACGAGGAGCTGAAGACCAGACTCTGTGCCCTGCAGCAAAAGTACGATGCTAGCCAGGATGAGCAGAATGAGCTCTTGAAGGTGCAACTACAGCTTCAGTCTGAGCTCCGGCAGCTCAGAGTCTTGAAACCCACAGTCGTAGAAAGCCCAAACGAGAAG GAGTTACTGTGCCGGCTACAGAAGTTGCAGCTTCAGTACCAGCACATCACGTGCGAGAAGGATAAGCTGCTAGAAGTGCAGCGACAGCTGTGCGGGGACCTGCAGTACCATGAGGCGGAGGTGCAGCGCCTCAAGAACGTcgtggcctccttccaggagagcAGTGAGAAG aaTGCAGAGATGCACGCCCAGCTTCAGGAGATGAAGCGGCTGTACCAGACCAGCAAGGAAGAGCTGGAGCGGCAGAAGCACATGTATGATCAGCTCGAGCAGGACCTCCTGCTTTGCCAGCAGGAGCTGAAGGAGCTCAAGACCACCCAGCCCATCCCAGAAGACAAGGGGAAATGTGCTAATAAG CCATCCCCTGCCCCCAAGCCCCCCATCTTCTCCTTGCCTCTTGTAGGCCTGGTGGTCATATCGGCTTTGCTCTGGTGCTGGTGGGCTGAGACGTCGTCCTAA